The Anabrus simplex isolate iqAnaSimp1 chromosome 1, ASM4041472v1, whole genome shotgun sequence genome window below encodes:
- the fd102C gene encoding forkhead box protein I1-A, translating to MCSNERTAATSANGGGGGGLLHYPLAALKQLNDASSAGVPVPTSTTSLAASIAPGNLLPIDHYRLQLYNYAMAERLRFSHHYPAPLPLCPGYPPYGPRLAFSMSLFHHRAMQPEEPKPQHSYIGLIAMAILSSPETKLVLSDIYQYILDNYPYFRTRGPGWRNSIRHNLSLNDCFIKAGRSANGKGHYWAIHPANVEDFKKGDFRRRKAQRKVRKHMGLAVDEEGNDSPSPPPVPASPPPTIPSVPGMCWAPPTASTTSVFPPLPCNITRKRQFDVASLLAPDDEDDYTNAVDEDIDVVTSDQEGDKDSTSHQAADIVQAPAPWTQAPPPPLQQHPAMSVMFPGSSLVSSMEQQLVSRYYEQLAVAQQQQHRRMLQQQQQQQQQQQAPPTPQPPCSLSPSSTTQLTEVTES from the exons ATGTGTAGCAACGAGAGGACAGCGGCTACGTCTGCAAACGGAGGTGGAGGAGGCGGACTTCTTCATTATCCACTAGCAGCCCTCAAGCAGCTCAACGATGCTTCTTCGGCTGGCGTGCCGGTACCAACATCCACCACCTCACTGGCTGCATCAATAGCACCTGGTAATCTATTACCGATAGATCATTATCGCTTACAATTATATAATTACGCCATGGCGGAAAGACTCCGGTTTTCACATCATTATCCAGCGCCACTACCCCTGTGTCCCGGTTACCCACCCTACGGCCCACGCCTAGCATTTTCCATGTCCTTATTCCACCACCGGGCTATGCAACCAGAGGAACCGAAACCACAGCACAGTTATATTGGACTTATCGCCATGGCCATCCTTAGTTCTCCAGAAACGAAGCTGGTACTGTCAGATATATACCAGTACATCCTGGACAACTACCCTTACTTCCGAACTAGAGGACCTGGATGGAGAAACTCTATACGGCACAATCTGTCTCTCAACGACTGTTTCATCAAGGCGGGTAGAAGTGCCAATGGTAAGGGACATTACTGGGCGATACATCCCGCCAACGTGGAGGACTTCAAGAAGGGCGACTTCCGGCGCAGGAAAGCACAGAGAAAAGTGAGGAAGCACATGGGCCTCGCAGTGGATGAAGAGGGAAATGATTCTCCCAGCCCGCCTCCAGTACCTGCTAGCCCACCTCCAACAATACCATCTGTCCCCGGCATGTGCTGGGCGCCACCTACTGCCTCCACTACCAGCGTCTTCCCACCGCTTCCTTGCAACATTACTCGTAAAAGACAATTCGACGTGGCGTCCCTGTTAGCGCCGGATGACGAGGACGATTATACCA ACGCCGTTGATGAAGACATAGATGTGGTGACCAGCGATCAAGAGGGAGACAAGGACTCCACTTCACACCAGGCGGCGGACATTGTGCAGGCACCGGCACCTTGGACGCAGGCACCACCACCTCCACTACAGCAGCACCCTGCCATGTCCGTGATGTTCCCGGGTTCGAGTCTGGTGTCCAGCATGGAGCAACAGTTGGTGAGCCGGTACTATGAGCAGCTAGCAGTGGCCCAACAGCAGCAACATCGCAGGATGttgcaacaacagcaacaacaacagcagcaacaacaggcTCCCCCAACACCTCAACCACCTTGCAGTCTCAGTCCGTCAAGCACCACCCAGCTCACCGAGGTCACGGAATCATAA